A window of Akkermansia muciniphila contains these coding sequences:
- a CDS encoding YcxB family protein has product MMQDSEVIKLVKPVPSDRLATQVLVMWYNTVRPKWKKPLDLSITAFFVLMTLYSFSLRPLPIFAWLSLAGALMAIILSWFYVPFLAKAALAANKKVPMYHQEKDYVFHEDYMTFSSKGVEPMNIPYDRFTTLCRTRHALLFLFGKKLVLWLPIQLMSKEELASILSRFRNHGVEVRDIS; this is encoded by the coding sequence ATGATGCAGGATTCAGAGGTCATCAAACTCGTCAAGCCCGTTCCGTCCGACCGCCTGGCCACCCAGGTGCTGGTGATGTGGTACAATACGGTGCGCCCCAAGTGGAAGAAGCCCCTGGATTTATCCATTACCGCCTTCTTTGTACTGATGACGCTGTACTCCTTTTCCCTGCGTCCGCTGCCCATCTTTGCATGGCTCTCCCTTGCCGGGGCGCTGATGGCGATCATCCTGTCCTGGTTCTACGTCCCCTTCCTGGCGAAGGCCGCTCTGGCCGCCAACAAGAAGGTGCCCATGTACCACCAGGAGAAGGATTACGTTTTTCACGAGGATTACATGACTTTTTCCAGCAAGGGCGTTGAGCCCATGAACATTCCCTATGACCGCTTCACCACCCTGTGCAGGACGCGCCACGCCCTGCTGTTCCTGTTTGGGAAAAAGCTGGTGCTGTGGCTGCCGATTCAGCTCATGAGCAAGGAGGAGCTGGCAAGCATCCTGAGCAGGTTCCGAAACCACGGCGTGGAAGTACGGGATATTTCCTGA
- a CDS encoding PTS sugar transporter subunit IIA produces MADNLQIHVRTFQPSTTQEQALETLTDSMAEVLDERQLRHIKNAVLLREETQTTYLDHGLAVPHGRTSALDSMQVTVGLSPEGILWPDDARHAHLIVMLGVPTAMVTGYLTTMQKLLRWHKNAPLGPNGEWTGDEASLLASLQQALQ; encoded by the coding sequence GTGGCAGACAATCTTCAAATTCACGTACGCACGTTCCAGCCCTCAACCACTCAGGAACAGGCTCTGGAAACCTTGACGGATTCCATGGCGGAAGTCCTTGACGAACGCCAGCTAAGGCATATCAAGAATGCCGTCCTCCTGCGCGAGGAAACGCAAACCACCTACCTGGACCACGGTCTGGCCGTACCCCACGGACGCACCAGCGCCCTGGATTCCATGCAGGTTACCGTGGGCCTCAGCCCGGAAGGCATCCTCTGGCCGGACGATGCCCGCCACGCCCACCTCATCGTCATGCTGGGCGTTCCCACCGCCATGGTGACCGGCTACCTGACCACCATGCAGAAGCTGCTGCGGTGGCATAAAAACGCTCCTCTGGGCCCCAACGGGGAATGGACGGGAGATGAAGCCAGCCTGCTGGCGTCCCTTCAACAAGCCCTGCAATGA
- a CDS encoding chloride channel protein encodes MTDKKNEPAAKTHISWSWLRMALSLREKVKLGDKQVIFIWAVVVGALGALTALVFEWGVELVQDLLTGRTSYKQIQVFQEMARQDWAWCIFVPAAGGLLAGLTLLFTHRFVPAKATEYMEAVALGNGYVPPKPSLLRSLSAVFSVGSGASIGREGPLVQAAAVVGSALGRFFHLSAPRLRLVVACAAASGMSSAFHTPLAGGLFVSEIVLGALTIDFLAPLLVASCAGYFTMGLFHEPAPIYQLQQEVSLTGNQHVLWCVLLGALASLVASFWLLILKKSRQYLNGKRQWLPVRLMAAGMLVGVIAIFYPEIVGNGKNIITSLIHYEFDATRAGILLFLKIFTVAIVFGVGTVGGALTPSLTIGSVCGFLFSAALTQLGVPGDHAIAYSLVGMAAFFTTAANAPITSLVLVVEFTMAGHMMFPLIIGVLVSYGMARLTRAQSMYHDSLAFGPRSTFDKPLAQVQLQDVARKDPPVVHPLDKFGTIASMLIKNPAQPIFVTSPAGKYLGSVVAEDVAAFARNKELAQAVLAMDVLRSDMPTLPADMHLPEALGIFSRPHCAESLALVNPNNDLLLGVVNKTDLYLVLSEIMRREKLQ; translated from the coding sequence ATGACGGATAAGAAGAACGAGCCTGCGGCAAAAACGCACATCTCCTGGTCATGGCTCCGCATGGCGCTGAGCCTGCGTGAAAAAGTCAAGCTGGGAGACAAGCAGGTCATCTTCATCTGGGCGGTCGTCGTAGGCGCGCTGGGCGCACTGACGGCCCTTGTCTTTGAATGGGGGGTGGAGCTGGTCCAGGACCTCCTGACGGGCCGTACCAGCTACAAGCAAATCCAGGTCTTTCAGGAAATGGCCAGGCAGGACTGGGCCTGGTGCATCTTCGTCCCGGCGGCGGGCGGCCTGCTGGCCGGCCTCACCCTTCTCTTCACGCACCGCTTCGTCCCGGCCAAGGCCACGGAATACATGGAAGCCGTGGCACTGGGCAATGGCTATGTGCCCCCCAAGCCCAGCCTGCTGCGCTCCCTGTCCGCCGTTTTCTCCGTAGGCTCCGGCGCCTCCATCGGCCGGGAAGGCCCTCTGGTGCAGGCCGCCGCCGTGGTGGGGTCCGCCCTGGGTCGCTTCTTCCATCTCTCCGCGCCGCGCCTGCGCCTGGTCGTAGCCTGCGCCGCGGCTTCCGGCATGTCCTCCGCCTTCCACACGCCCCTGGCCGGCGGCCTGTTCGTGAGTGAAATCGTATTGGGCGCGCTGACCATTGACTTCCTGGCGCCCCTGCTGGTGGCCAGCTGCGCGGGGTACTTTACGATGGGGCTGTTCCATGAACCGGCCCCCATCTACCAGCTCCAGCAGGAGGTTTCCCTGACGGGCAACCAGCATGTGCTCTGGTGCGTGCTGCTGGGCGCGCTGGCCTCCCTGGTAGCCAGTTTCTGGCTCCTGATCCTTAAAAAATCCCGCCAGTACCTGAACGGGAAACGCCAGTGGCTGCCCGTGCGCCTGATGGCCGCAGGCATGCTGGTGGGCGTCATCGCCATCTTCTACCCGGAAATCGTGGGCAACGGTAAAAACATCATCACCTCCCTCATTCATTATGAATTTGACGCCACGAGGGCGGGCATCCTGCTGTTCCTGAAAATCTTCACCGTCGCCATCGTCTTCGGCGTGGGTACGGTGGGGGGCGCGCTGACGCCCAGCCTCACCATCGGCAGCGTGTGCGGCTTCCTGTTCAGCGCGGCGCTCACCCAGCTGGGCGTGCCGGGAGACCATGCCATCGCCTATTCCCTGGTGGGCATGGCCGCCTTCTTCACCACGGCGGCCAACGCCCCCATCACCTCCCTGGTGCTGGTGGTGGAATTCACCATGGCAGGGCACATGATGTTCCCCCTGATCATCGGCGTTCTGGTCTCCTACGGCATGGCGAGGCTGACCAGGGCCCAGTCCATGTACCATGACTCCCTGGCCTTTGGCCCCAGAAGCACCTTTGACAAGCCCCTGGCCCAGGTGCAGCTTCAGGACGTGGCCCGCAAGGACCCGCCCGTGGTCCATCCCCTGGACAAATTCGGCACCATCGCCTCCATGCTCATTAAAAACCCGGCCCAGCCCATCTTTGTCACTTCCCCCGCAGGCAAATACCTGGGCAGCGTAGTGGCGGAGGACGTGGCGGCCTTTGCCCGCAACAAGGAGCTGGCCCAGGCCGTCCTGGCCATGGACGTGCTGCGCAGCGACATGCCCACCCTGCCCGCGGACATGCACCTTCCGGAAGCCCTGGGCATCTTCTCCCGCCCCCACTGCGCGGAGTCCCTGGCGCTGGTGAACCCGAACAACGACCTGCTTCTGGGCGTCGTCAACAAGACGGACCTTTACCTGGTGCTCTCCGAAATCATGCGGCGGGAGAAACTGCAATAG
- a CDS encoding transposase has product MSRTLRIEYPGAVYHVQSEGNRGDAIYLDDEDREIFLRTFHEAARRSGWTVYAYALMANHYHILFQTARANLVDGMKWLQTAYTQRFNARHRMRGHLFAGRYHAMVVEAENAHYFSTIIDYIHLNPARSGLARRHTFLSGCKWTSLPAWLDAPAKRPKWIHPERGLVCFGCDDTDDGRQKYLNHLMGRFEAERMDERSLLPAGHVGPGTVQRGWCYGSSAFRARLVGELPRLARRKPVTTGMRASEIGEYQAEIIVKNGLKAFGLSEEDLLVTPYSHSSKLIIALAVRQSTLVPYAWISNRLHMGIPKSMGTLLHRAKKMAETDLKTRAWIERLTA; this is encoded by the coding sequence ATGAGCCGTACGCTGAGAATAGAATACCCCGGAGCGGTCTATCACGTGCAGAGCGAAGGCAACCGCGGAGACGCCATTTACCTGGATGACGAGGACCGGGAAATCTTTCTGCGCACTTTTCATGAGGCGGCCCGCAGAAGCGGCTGGACCGTGTATGCCTATGCGCTGATGGCCAACCATTACCATATTCTTTTCCAGACGGCCCGCGCCAATCTGGTGGACGGCATGAAATGGCTCCAGACTGCCTACACGCAGCGCTTCAATGCGCGCCACCGCATGCGCGGCCACCTGTTCGCAGGCAGATACCACGCCATGGTGGTGGAAGCGGAGAACGCCCACTATTTTTCCACCATCATTGATTACATTCACCTGAATCCGGCACGGTCCGGACTGGCACGGCGTCACACGTTCCTTTCCGGATGCAAGTGGACCAGCCTCCCGGCGTGGCTGGATGCGCCCGCAAAAAGGCCCAAGTGGATTCACCCGGAGCGCGGCCTGGTGTGCTTTGGCTGTGACGATACGGATGACGGGCGCCAGAAGTACCTCAACCACCTGATGGGCCGCTTTGAGGCGGAGCGCATGGATGAACGCTCCCTGCTCCCTGCGGGGCACGTGGGCCCGGGCACCGTACAGCGGGGCTGGTGCTACGGCTCCAGCGCCTTCCGCGCCAGGCTGGTGGGGGAACTGCCCCGGCTGGCGCGCAGAAAGCCCGTTACTACGGGCATGCGCGCCTCGGAAATAGGGGAATACCAGGCGGAAATCATTGTGAAAAACGGCCTGAAGGCATTCGGCCTGTCAGAGGAGGACTTGCTTGTCACGCCCTACAGCCATTCCTCCAAGCTCATCATTGCCCTGGCGGTCCGGCAAAGCACGCTGGTTCCGTACGCATGGATCAGCAACCGCCTGCACATGGGCATTCCCAAATCCATGGGAACCCTGCTCCACCGGGCCAAGAAGATGGCGGAAACGGACCTGAAAACGCGGGCATGGATTGAACGCCTGACAGCCTGA
- the gdhA gene encoding NADP-specific glutamate dehydrogenase, whose translation MAQTYSQRVLDLVKAKNSHEKEFIQAVQEVLNTIEPVLAANSKYEDHAILERIVEPERTILFRVPWIDDQGKVQVNRGYRVEFNSAIGPYKGGLRFHPSVNLGILKFLGFEQVFKNSLTTLPMGGGKGGSDFDPKGKSDNEVMRFCQSFMTELQRHIGANTDVPAGDIGVGGREIGYLFGQYKRIRNEFTGVLTGKSLNWGGSLIRPEATGYGCVYFAQNMLATRNDDLQGKICLVSGSGNVAQYTVEKLNELGAKPVTMSDSNGFIYDPDGISPEKLAWVMELKNKRRGRIAEYVKQFPKAQYFEGQRPWSVPCDCAFPSATQNEINGEDARTLIKNGCTLVAEGANMPTDLEGIETYLAAKILYGPAKAANAGGVATSGLEMSQNSQRLSWTREEVDHKLKSIMANIHANALAHAEEYSSDKSFTNYVTGANIAGFVKVADSMIDQGVV comes from the coding sequence ATGGCACAGACATATTCCCAGCGCGTGCTCGACTTGGTGAAAGCCAAGAACAGCCACGAAAAAGAATTCATCCAGGCCGTTCAGGAAGTGCTCAACACGATTGAGCCGGTTCTGGCCGCGAATTCCAAGTATGAAGACCACGCGATTCTGGAACGGATCGTGGAACCGGAAAGAACCATCCTGTTCCGCGTGCCGTGGATCGACGACCAGGGCAAGGTTCAGGTGAACCGCGGGTACCGTGTGGAATTCAACAGCGCCATCGGGCCGTACAAGGGCGGCCTCCGCTTCCACCCCAGCGTGAACCTCGGCATCCTGAAGTTCCTGGGTTTTGAACAGGTTTTCAAAAACTCCCTCACCACCCTGCCCATGGGCGGCGGCAAGGGCGGCTCCGACTTTGATCCCAAGGGCAAGAGCGACAATGAAGTGATGCGCTTCTGCCAGAGCTTCATGACGGAGCTTCAACGCCACATCGGCGCCAATACGGACGTTCCCGCCGGGGACATTGGCGTAGGTGGCCGAGAAATCGGCTACCTGTTCGGCCAGTACAAGAGAATCCGCAATGAATTCACCGGAGTTCTCACCGGCAAGAGCCTGAACTGGGGCGGCTCCCTCATCCGTCCGGAAGCCACCGGCTACGGCTGCGTGTACTTCGCCCAGAACATGCTGGCTACCCGCAATGACGACTTGCAGGGCAAAATCTGCCTGGTATCCGGCTCCGGCAACGTGGCCCAGTACACCGTGGAAAAACTGAATGAACTGGGCGCGAAGCCCGTCACGATGTCCGACTCCAACGGCTTTATCTACGATCCGGACGGCATTTCTCCGGAAAAACTGGCCTGGGTCATGGAACTCAAGAACAAGCGCCGCGGCCGCATTGCGGAATACGTGAAGCAGTTCCCGAAGGCACAGTACTTTGAAGGCCAGCGTCCCTGGAGCGTCCCGTGCGATTGCGCCTTCCCCTCTGCCACGCAGAATGAAATCAACGGGGAAGACGCCCGCACCCTGATCAAGAACGGCTGTACCCTGGTGGCGGAAGGCGCCAACATGCCCACGGACCTGGAAGGCATTGAAACCTACCTGGCCGCCAAAATCCTGTACGGCCCGGCCAAGGCCGCCAACGCCGGCGGCGTGGCTACCTCCGGTCTGGAAATGTCCCAGAACAGCCAGCGCCTCTCCTGGACGCGCGAGGAAGTGGACCACAAGCTGAAGAGCATCATGGCCAACATCCACGCGAACGCCCTGGCCCATGCCGAGGAATATTCCTCAGACAAATCCTTCACCAACTACGTCACCGGCGCCAACATTGCCGGCTTCGTGAAGGTGGCGGATTCCATGATCGATCAAGGGGTGGTTTGA
- the lpxB gene encoding lipid-A-disaccharide synthase translates to MKLYIIAGEKSGDIHGALLLKNLLRLMPGTDVQGLGGHGMHALCPGVEDWADEAAVIGVVEVLKKYGWFRKRFLSILERIRQDQPDCLILIDYPGFNLRLAEKVRKCCPHTKIVYFISPQVWAWHRGRIPKMVRMLDLMMCIFPFEAPLFQEAGLKTEFVGHPLVDEIVSIRKEDVRETSLIGLFPGSRNREIDRHFPVFIEVVRRLSRERPELAFETAASTEALAERMRGMARKAGMPPELFHITVGGYHELMDRAAVGVVASGTATMEAALHRLPYMLVYKVPLLTYWMARMLIKIRFIGMVNILAQKPVVKELVQFDFTPDKVIEEIERLLVPENRDALLAEMKDASDKLGQGGAAEHAAQAVCHLLEE, encoded by the coding sequence ATGAAGCTTTATATTATAGCGGGAGAGAAGAGCGGGGATATTCACGGAGCCCTGCTGTTGAAGAATCTGCTGCGCCTGATGCCCGGGACGGACGTCCAGGGGCTGGGCGGCCACGGCATGCATGCGCTGTGCCCCGGCGTGGAAGACTGGGCGGATGAAGCCGCCGTCATCGGCGTGGTGGAGGTGCTTAAGAAATACGGCTGGTTCAGGAAACGTTTTCTCTCCATTCTGGAGCGTATACGGCAGGACCAGCCGGACTGCCTCATCCTGATTGACTATCCGGGATTCAACCTGCGCCTGGCGGAAAAAGTCCGCAAGTGCTGCCCCCATACCAAAATCGTTTATTTTATCTCCCCGCAGGTGTGGGCCTGGCACCGCGGGCGCATTCCCAAGATGGTGCGCATGCTGGACCTGATGATGTGCATCTTCCCCTTTGAGGCCCCCCTGTTCCAGGAGGCCGGGCTGAAAACGGAATTCGTGGGGCATCCCCTGGTGGATGAGATTGTTTCCATCCGTAAGGAGGATGTCCGGGAGACGTCCCTGATAGGTCTCTTTCCCGGCAGCCGCAACCGTGAAATTGACAGGCATTTCCCGGTGTTTATAGAGGTGGTCCGCCGCCTTTCCCGGGAACGGCCGGAACTGGCCTTTGAAACCGCCGCCTCCACGGAGGCGCTTGCGGAAAGAATGCGCGGCATGGCGCGGAAGGCCGGCATGCCGCCGGAACTGTTCCACATTACGGTGGGTGGCTATCATGAACTGATGGATCGCGCCGCCGTGGGGGTGGTGGCTTCCGGCACCGCCACGATGGAGGCCGCCTTGCACCGGCTCCCGTACATGCTGGTGTACAAGGTTCCCCTGTTGACGTACTGGATGGCGCGCATGCTTATTAAAATACGCTTCATCGGCATGGTAAATATCCTGGCGCAGAAGCCCGTGGTAAAGGAGCTGGTCCAGTTTGATTTTACGCCGGACAAGGTGATTGAAGAGATAGAACGCCTGCTGGTCCCGGAAAACAGGGATGCCCTGCTGGCGGAAATGAAAGACGCCTCTGACAAGCTGGGGCAGGGGGGAGCCGCGGAACATGCGGCGCAGGCCGTGTGCCATCTGTTGGAGGAGTAG
- a CDS encoding DedA family protein: MHELVSLWMSWVQDWGYVGVIVLMAMESSIFPVPSEVVIPPAAILSAQDGASMSFWGVVIAGTFGSWLGSAITYAVARIVGRPVIMRWGKFFFMPPNKVEKAEVFLQRYEVSGVFFARLLPVIRHLISIPAGIVRMGFGIFSLVTVLGAFAWCTVLAWYGHRIGERHPELLKSPDELILTVKSESLPLILAVLVLAVCYIIMLRLTDRKKAQDAAAEATPEKEQ; this comes from the coding sequence ATGCATGAATTGGTCTCGCTTTGGATGTCCTGGGTGCAGGACTGGGGTTATGTGGGCGTCATCGTCCTGATGGCCATGGAAAGTTCCATCTTTCCCGTCCCCAGTGAGGTAGTCATTCCGCCCGCGGCCATCCTGTCCGCCCAGGACGGAGCGAGCATGAGCTTCTGGGGAGTGGTTATTGCCGGAACGTTCGGTTCCTGGCTGGGGTCCGCCATCACGTACGCCGTAGCCCGCATCGTAGGGCGTCCGGTTATCATGCGCTGGGGCAAATTCTTTTTCATGCCGCCCAACAAGGTGGAGAAGGCGGAAGTCTTCCTCCAGCGGTATGAGGTCTCCGGCGTTTTCTTCGCCCGCCTCCTGCCCGTCATACGCCACTTGATCTCCATTCCCGCGGGGATTGTCCGCATGGGGTTTGGGATTTTCTCCCTGGTTACGGTGCTGGGAGCGTTCGCCTGGTGCACGGTGCTCGCCTGGTACGGTCACCGCATTGGGGAACGGCATCCGGAACTGCTCAAATCTCCGGACGAACTGATCCTCACCGTAAAGAGTGAAAGCCTTCCCCTCATTCTGGCCGTGCTGGTGCTGGCCGTCTGCTACATCATCATGCTGAGGCTGACGGACCGTAAGAAGGCGCAGGATGCCGCCGCAGAGGCCACCCCTGAAAAGGAGCAGTAA
- a CDS encoding C-GCAxxG-C-C family protein produces the protein MSASKEDRAARALDYFHQGYNCSQSVFAAFADVCGLTEETALKLSSPLGAGIGRMREVCGAFCGLSMLAGSLYGNSSPETGEKEKIFSLVQSLAASFKQEFGTLYCRELLGLSPERLAAETARPGERTAAYYASRPCERCIAFCAHQAAALEARAQH, from the coding sequence ATGAGCGCTTCCAAGGAAGACCGGGCAGCCCGGGCGCTGGACTATTTCCACCAGGGGTACAACTGTTCCCAGTCCGTCTTTGCCGCCTTTGCGGACGTCTGCGGCCTGACTGAAGAAACGGCCCTGAAACTTTCCTCCCCGCTGGGAGCGGGCATAGGCCGCATGCGGGAGGTGTGCGGCGCTTTTTGCGGACTGAGCATGCTGGCCGGCAGCCTGTACGGAAACAGTTCTCCGGAAACCGGGGAAAAGGAAAAAATCTTTTCCCTGGTGCAGTCCCTGGCGGCCTCCTTCAAACAGGAATTCGGCACGCTTTACTGCCGGGAACTGCTGGGCCTGTCTCCGGAACGGCTGGCTGCGGAAACGGCGCGCCCCGGTGAACGGACCGCGGCCTACTACGCCTCACGCCCCTGTGAACGCTGCATTGCCTTCTGCGCCCACCAGGCAGCCGCACTGGAAGCAAGGGCGCAGCATTGA
- a CDS encoding ferritin family protein: protein MPEFTNAFSGLKEDRMLTHDELVRAIRFMIAAEYEAIQLYTQLAESIDNKLAQEVLLDISNEEKEHAGEFLRLLQVLAPDEQGFYDEGMGETNEKIDKLKASCPDGKCSAH from the coding sequence ATGCCTGAATTTACAAATGCATTTAGCGGATTGAAGGAAGACCGGATGCTCACCCATGACGAATTGGTGAGAGCCATCCGGTTCATGATCGCAGCGGAGTATGAGGCCATCCAGCTCTATACCCAGCTTGCCGAATCCATCGACAACAAACTGGCTCAGGAAGTTCTTTTGGATATTTCCAATGAAGAAAAGGAGCACGCGGGCGAATTTCTCCGCCTCCTTCAGGTTCTGGCCCCGGATGAACAGGGCTTCTACGACGAAGGGATGGGTGAAACCAATGAAAAAATTGACAAGCTGAAAGCCTCCTGCCCGGACGGCAAATGCAGCGCTCATTGA
- a CDS encoding ferritin family protein — MPEFTNAFSGLKEDRMLTHDELVRAIRFMIAAEYESIQLYTQLAASIDNKLAQEVLWDISDEEKEHAGEFLRLLQVLAPDEQGFYDEGMGETNEKIDKLKASCPDGKCSNSPAH; from the coding sequence ATGCCTGAATTTACAAATGCATTTAGCGGATTGAAGGAAGACCGGATGCTCACCCATGACGAATTGGTGAGAGCCATCCGGTTTATGATCGCAGCGGAATATGAATCCATCCAGCTCTATACCCAGCTTGCCGCCTCCATTGACAATAAACTGGCCCAGGAAGTTCTTTGGGATATTTCCGATGAAGAAAAGGAGCACGCGGGCGAATTTCTCCGCCTTCTTCAGGTTCTGGCCCCGGATGAACAGGGCTTCTACGACGAAGGGATGGGTGAAACCAATGAAAAAATTGACAAGTTAAAGGCATCCTGCCCGGACGGCAAATGCAGCAATTCCCCTGCCCATTGA
- a CDS encoding thioredoxin family protein → MNRHLIFALCAVLGFSVSGVSMAQDLPSDKEAAAKAAKAAKVKFKWGKSMKSAQKQSEETGLPIVLLFTGTSWCGYCIKLEKEILSKKEFKQGMDGVAIGVKFEFGSPDFSKSKEAKEYGIRGVPAMVVVDAKGKELGRTGYVPGRTPVQYVEFFKKYAPKPAEAR, encoded by the coding sequence ATGAACAGACATTTAATTTTTGCATTATGCGCCGTGCTCGGATTCAGTGTTTCCGGCGTTTCCATGGCCCAGGATCTTCCGTCTGACAAGGAAGCCGCCGCAAAAGCGGCCAAGGCCGCCAAGGTAAAGTTCAAGTGGGGCAAGAGCATGAAGAGCGCCCAGAAGCAGTCGGAGGAGACGGGCCTTCCCATTGTCCTTCTTTTCACGGGAACGTCCTGGTGCGGTTACTGCATTAAGCTGGAGAAGGAAATTCTTTCCAAGAAAGAGTTCAAACAAGGCATGGATGGTGTGGCCATCGGCGTCAAGTTTGAGTTTGGCAGTCCGGATTTCAGCAAATCCAAGGAAGCTAAGGAATATGGCATCCGCGGCGTTCCCGCCATGGTGGTGGTAGACGCCAAGGGAAAGGAGCTGGGCCGCACGGGTTATGTTCCCGGCCGGACTCCTGTCCAATACGTTGAGTTTTTCAAGAAGTACGCTCCCAAGCCCGCGGAGGCCAGGTAA
- a CDS encoding portal protein yields the protein MEERVAELNSVYKSLAAQRAPWETWWDRLRDYVLPRRLNREGDVSLPSRDAMDRMTDTTAVEACQKLASGHMSYITPSHDVWFKWSAPDDHGGDEAEAWYNQCSEIALKELSVSNFYTEIHECFLDRVALGTGSLFTGNSSDGRLLFTNIPCGQFACAENAEGRVDTYVREFTYTAHQARSMFGLKALGPRAREALERGGNPYATSLRFLHVVRPRTRRSRRREQAAHMPFESVYLSLDDQVIVEEGGYMEFPYLVTRFLKWGSGPYGLAPGRLVFPAIQQVQFLNRILDTLGEVAAFPRILELANQIGEVDLRAGGRTVITPEAASLHLPREWATQGRYDIGMDRLAQKQDAIRRAYYLPMLELWSGHRGSMTATEVMARENERVLMFSPSFTLFVSDLYSTMTRIFSLLFRMGRFPRPPRAVLREGRGGSVTVGEPRVVYQSKIALVLRRLQSEGMDRSLQRLNMMMQAAPDLADHVDWDHCFRLSTRVDGAPESMLRPWADVQAMRKERADRQQEAAQAPAEEDPYASLNPLLDQLTAIQE from the coding sequence ATGGAAGAGAGAGTTGCGGAGTTGAATTCCGTGTACAAGTCCCTGGCCGCCCAGCGCGCTCCCTGGGAGACGTGGTGGGACCGTTTGAGGGATTACGTGCTGCCGCGGCGCCTGAACCGGGAAGGGGATGTTTCCCTGCCCAGCAGGGACGCCATGGACCGCATGACGGATACCACCGCCGTGGAGGCGTGCCAGAAGCTGGCCAGCGGCCATATGTCCTATATTACGCCCAGCCATGACGTGTGGTTCAAGTGGTCCGCTCCGGATGACCACGGCGGCGATGAGGCGGAGGCCTGGTATAACCAGTGTTCGGAGATTGCCTTGAAGGAGCTGTCCGTTTCCAATTTTTATACGGAGATCCATGAGTGTTTCTTGGATCGCGTGGCTTTGGGAACGGGCAGCCTGTTCACCGGGAATTCGTCGGACGGCAGATTGCTGTTCACGAATATTCCGTGCGGGCAGTTCGCCTGTGCGGAGAATGCGGAAGGCCGGGTGGATACTTACGTGCGGGAGTTTACCTATACCGCCCACCAGGCGCGTTCCATGTTCGGCCTGAAGGCGCTGGGCCCCCGGGCGCGGGAGGCGCTGGAACGCGGCGGCAATCCATACGCCACGTCCCTGAGGTTCCTGCATGTGGTGCGTCCGCGCACCCGGCGCAGCCGCCGCAGGGAACAGGCCGCCCACATGCCGTTTGAGAGCGTTTACCTGTCCCTGGATGACCAGGTGATCGTGGAGGAAGGGGGATACATGGAGTTTCCGTACCTGGTGACCCGTTTCCTGAAATGGGGCAGCGGCCCGTACGGCCTGGCTCCCGGCAGGCTGGTGTTTCCCGCCATTCAGCAGGTGCAGTTCCTGAACCGCATTCTGGACACCTTGGGGGAGGTGGCCGCCTTCCCCCGCATTCTGGAGCTGGCCAACCAGATCGGAGAGGTGGACCTGCGTGCCGGCGGCAGAACCGTCATCACGCCGGAGGCCGCTTCCCTCCACCTCCCCCGGGAGTGGGCCACGCAGGGCAGGTATGACATAGGCATGGACCGCCTGGCGCAGAAGCAGGACGCCATACGCCGTGCCTATTACCTGCCCATGCTGGAGCTCTGGAGCGGCCACCGCGGCAGCATGACAGCCACGGAGGTGATGGCGCGGGAGAATGAACGCGTGCTGATGTTTTCACCATCCTTCACGCTGTTCGTGAGTGACCTGTATTCTACCATGACGCGCATTTTCTCCCTGCTGTTCCGCATGGGCAGGTTCCCCAGGCCTCCGCGTGCCGTGCTGCGGGAAGGCAGGGGCGGTTCCGTCACCGTTGGGGAACCCAGAGTGGTGTACCAGTCAAAGATAGCGCTGGTTCTCAGGCGTTTGCAGAGCGAAGGCATGGACCGCAGCCTTCAACGCCTGAATATGATGATGCAGGCCGCTCCGGACCTGGCGGACCATGTGGACTGGGATCATTGCTTCCGCCTGTCCACCCGTGTGGACGGCGCTCCGGAGAGCATGCTGAGGCCCTGGGCTGACGTCCAGGCCATGCGGAAGGAGCGTGCGGACCGCCAGCAGGAGGCCGCGCAGGCCCCGGCGGAAGAGGATCCGTACGCTTCCCTTAATCCCTTGCTTGACCAGTTAACCGCGATTCAGGAATGA
- a CDS encoding MarR family winged helix-turn-helix transcriptional regulator, which translates to MKALDFIQIFATNVRRMDFRLSSAQVILAVIAGYRRHSTITEATRLHPNTVTNILQDLIAQGYVNRFGDCRPYVYRPTAEGEQLAGNLLDKNTLPGT; encoded by the coding sequence ATGAAAGCACTGGACTTCATACAGATATTCGCCACTAACGTCCGCAGGATGGACTTCCGCCTCAGCAGCGCCCAGGTCATTCTGGCCGTCATCGCCGGATACAGGCGCCACAGCACCATCACGGAGGCCACCCGCCTGCACCCCAATACCGTCACCAACATCCTGCAGGACCTCATCGCTCAGGGATACGTCAACCGGTTCGGAGACTGCCGACCTTACGTGTACCGCCCCACGGCGGAAGGCGAGCAGCTGGCCGGAAACCTGCTGGACAAAAATACCCTCCCCGGCACATGA